The Methanococcoides methylutens MM1 genome has a window encoding:
- a CDS encoding nitric oxide reductase activation protein NorD, with protein sequence MSQDEEKSSHLKVIIESLGSADLLDGLSDAEVSDISDGFEKLPVEILSSFIKDPSLIEEWMEMAGEIRSLNLSAGKTFLGSIGALYPLLDKDLLDIWYPMVKDVAGRKWRIAVEFIEQTADVFSVLPEHQRKTVLLRSNTFSDIDLHLFLTFFSSAPLVVAAISKSEFDEWVHIGKELADEDLEVAKMFLKRTPKFIDRIDISELEEYMKKGKDLFSHEEHEATITFYDSVLRGLEKDLRRYDREETVHLIDIGLQLTHICWRCVESFLENAPEALTHLEEEEFEEWVSVGMSISRSSTFYGSNYFHSSLSVLKNTDRKHYSIIFANAKLLAEKNSMLAGIYFSILSDVLLNIHPKEVEKWVHTGLDVFKIDIESAFNFFRNSPSLLKDLDVTELDEWAENGLSILGSDKSGGRSYFSLRSKSATEFVEKLMSGVALKRVSKVLKYYSVGIAGVNFTVRSKSFLPGDFSRYPNPIVSGRTIYLEPTVKGYGDFEDNFTIYKLSVMHEVGHIQFGTSTFEPRDIRSLLEKRGIQLSEITNIPDATGEVRFSEESFFDISVVAAIIGKLPAPFIAADIMGIIEDARVEYMTTSLYRGIRREFEKVRSQMSQKRPVPASDISTFMEYLLLSSVGIAPPFGIREDLKEIVGKVSEMVVTNVFRQDSSTLDSLEATLDIYEILVNRFGPLELLEYEPVRNFDYRGIGIGAISVTRTTDEEFTEQVMESFIPHTALLNDEELTEARSGKGPEYAKSKNWEVLGSYSYDEWDSRMQDYKNDWCTVYEVSPSGTDNEFYLDSREHYAREITQINRIFKVMKPESFRKLRRQLDGDDYDLDALIEAFADRKCGINPTDRLYIRRDKRERDVATLFLLDMSASTKKKLDNGRRILDVEKDSLIIMTQALESIGDKYAIAAFSGNTRSDVEFYSIKEFNETFSEEAECKISALEPALNTRLGAAIRHSIYKLKGIDAKVKLLVLLSDGDPYDLGFADGKYEGQQAFEDTRVAIQEGNALGMHFFCITVDSEAGEYLDSIFSDVGYTIIDNAATLPERLPMLYNRITS encoded by the coding sequence TTGTCGCAGGATGAAGAGAAATCCTCTCATCTTAAGGTTATAATTGAGAGCCTGGGCTCAGCAGACCTGCTGGATGGTCTTTCTGATGCTGAGGTTTCAGATATTTCTGATGGATTTGAAAAACTTCCTGTGGAAATCCTTTCATCTTTCATTAAAGACCCATCCTTGATCGAAGAATGGATGGAAATGGCAGGCGAAATCAGGTCCTTGAACCTGAGTGCTGGGAAGACATTTCTTGGAAGTATCGGAGCTCTTTATCCTTTGCTGGATAAAGATCTGCTGGATATCTGGTATCCGATGGTAAAAGATGTGGCCGGGAGAAAATGGAGGATTGCTGTTGAGTTTATCGAACAGACAGCAGATGTATTTTCTGTTCTGCCTGAACACCAGCGAAAGACTGTTTTGCTAAGATCAAACACATTCTCAGATATCGATCTCCATCTCTTTCTCACGTTCTTCTCAAGCGCACCTCTTGTGGTGGCCGCTATAAGCAAAAGCGAGTTCGATGAGTGGGTGCACATTGGAAAGGAGCTTGCTGATGAGGATCTTGAAGTGGCGAAAATGTTCCTTAAACGAACGCCAAAGTTCATTGATAGGATTGATATTTCTGAACTTGAAGAGTACATGAAAAAGGGCAAAGACCTCTTTTCACATGAGGAACATGAGGCTACAATCACTTTCTATGATTCTGTTCTCAGGGGCCTTGAAAAGGATCTCCGAAGGTATGACCGGGAAGAGACAGTACATCTGATCGATATTGGATTGCAGCTTACACATATCTGCTGGAGATGTGTTGAGAGTTTCTTAGAGAATGCTCCTGAGGCACTTACTCATCTGGAAGAAGAAGAGTTCGAAGAGTGGGTATCTGTTGGGATGAGCATTTCAAGGAGCTCGACATTCTACGGTTCGAACTATTTCCACAGTTCACTTTCTGTATTGAAGAACACGGATCGGAAACATTATTCGATCATATTCGCCAATGCAAAGCTTTTGGCAGAAAAGAACAGTATGCTTGCAGGCATTTATTTCTCGATTCTCTCGGATGTGTTGCTCAATATACATCCCAAGGAGGTTGAAAAATGGGTACATACAGGTCTTGATGTCTTCAAAATTGATATTGAAAGCGCATTCAATTTTTTCAGGAATTCCCCTTCCCTTTTAAAAGATCTCGATGTAACAGAACTTGATGAATGGGCAGAAAACGGCCTCTCTATTCTCGGATCAGACAAAAGTGGGGGTAGGTCTTACTTCTCTCTTAGGTCAAAGAGTGCGACGGAGTTTGTTGAAAAACTGATGAGTGGTGTTGCTCTCAAGCGTGTGTCAAAGGTTCTTAAGTATTACTCAGTAGGTATAGCGGGAGTTAATTTCACTGTACGCTCAAAGAGCTTCCTTCCCGGCGATTTCAGCAGGTATCCCAATCCGATCGTATCAGGAAGGACGATATATCTGGAACCTACCGTAAAGGGATATGGTGATTTCGAGGATAATTTCACGATCTACAAACTGAGCGTGATGCATGAAGTTGGTCACATCCAGTTCGGGACTTCAACTTTTGAACCAAGGGATATTCGATCTCTTCTTGAAAAAAGGGGTATCCAGCTGTCTGAAATTACCAATATTCCGGATGCTACAGGGGAAGTTCGATTTTCAGAAGAGTCTTTTTTTGATATCTCCGTAGTTGCAGCTATCATCGGAAAGCTCCCTGCTCCGTTCATCGCAGCTGATATAATGGGTATCATAGAGGATGCAAGGGTAGAGTACATGACAACTTCCCTTTACAGGGGAATACGCCGGGAGTTTGAGAAAGTACGTTCCCAGATGTCTCAAAAAAGACCTGTTCCTGCATCTGATATTAGTACATTCATGGAATACCTTCTGCTTTCTTCTGTGGGTATTGCACCACCGTTTGGCATCAGGGAGGATCTAAAGGAGATTGTAGGAAAGGTCAGTGAAATGGTTGTGACCAACGTTTTCAGACAGGATTCTTCCACACTCGATTCACTTGAGGCAACTTTGGATATCTATGAAATTTTAGTCAATCGTTTTGGTCCTCTGGAGCTGCTGGAATATGAACCTGTAAGGAATTTTGATTATCGTGGAATAGGTATCGGAGCTATCAGTGTCACCCGCACTACCGATGAGGAGTTCACAGAACAAGTGATGGAATCTTTCATTCCTCATACTGCATTACTAAATGATGAGGAGCTGACGGAGGCCAGGTCAGGCAAAGGCCCGGAGTATGCAAAATCGAAGAACTGGGAAGTACTTGGCAGCTATAGTTATGATGAATGGGATTCCCGGATGCAGGACTACAAGAACGACTGGTGCACCGTCTATGAAGTATCCCCTTCAGGTACTGATAATGAGTTCTACCTTGACTCCAGGGAACATTATGCACGTGAGATTACCCAGATAAATCGCATCTTCAAGGTGATGAAGCCTGAGTCCTTCCGCAAATTAAGAAGGCAGCTGGATGGGGATGATTATGATCTCGACGCTTTGATCGAGGCTTTTGCTGACAGGAAATGCGGGATCAACCCTACGGATCGCCTGTACATAAGAAGAGATAAGCGTGAGAGGGATGTTGCAACTCTTTTCCTTCTGGATATGAGCGCATCAACGAAAAAGAAGCTGGATAATGGCCGTCGGATACTTGATGTGGAAAAGGACTCCCTTATTATTATGACACAGGCCCTTGAGAGCATAGGTGACAAGTATGCAATAGCGGCTTTTTCCGGCAATACAAGGTCCGATGTCGAGTTCTACTCAATAAAGGAGTTCAATGAGACCTTCTCAGAAGAAGCGGAATGCAAGATAAGTGCCCTTGAACCTGCATTGAACACAAGGCTGGGTGCTGCTATAAGGCATTCTATCTACAAGCTCAAAGGCATCGATGCAAAGGTCAAATTGCTTGTACTGCTTTCAGACGGTGATCCTTATGACCTTGGTTTTGCTGATGGCAAATACGAAGGCCAGCAGGCTTTCGAGGACACAAGGGTTGCAATACAGGAAGGTAATGCTCTTGGAATGCACTTCTTCTGCATTACCGTTGACAGTGAGGCTGGTGAATATCTGGATTCCATCTTCTCAGATGTGGGTTACACTATAATTGATAATGCAGCCACACTTCCGGAAAGGCTTCCTATGCTTTACAACAGAATTACAAGTTGA
- a CDS encoding MBL fold metallo-hydrolase produces the protein MKLGFKGGCKEVGRSAVTVNDEILVDYGIKPGENTLYPINDVRPKAVFVSHGHLDHCGAVANLMDMKPDIFMTPPTADLAHVLAKDTLSIAEREGRSAPYTGWELQQMTLCTKMMDYGVEFHTHGYTAQFYNAGHIPGSSAAYLEKEGKSIVYTGDINTLDTRLVPTAEELPKATALITESTYFNEDHPSRKETEREFIDSLKDTLDMGGNVLIPAFGIGRTQEILMLLSDYGIPCYVDGMGVGIYKLLMKHPDYLKNPTHLKHAFDKAIFVRGRKRQSVSLHGSVIVTTAGMLNGGPVLYYLNQLYKDPNSKIMLTGYQVEDTNGRMLLDTGIIDNDGVIQQVRMKVEQYDFSGHCGDRELKQLVKDFCDKGGERVFTMHGENAEEFAEWVTEEIGVEGYAPANGEEITI, from the coding sequence ATGAAACTGGGATTCAAAGGCGGTTGTAAGGAAGTCGGACGTTCTGCAGTTACTGTGAATGACGAGATACTTGTCGATTACGGCATCAAGCCCGGGGAAAATACACTTTACCCCATAAATGATGTCCGTCCTAAAGCTGTCTTTGTTTCACACGGCCATCTGGACCACTGTGGTGCTGTTGCAAACCTTATGGACATGAAACCAGATATTTTCATGACACCGCCAACTGCAGATCTTGCACATGTACTGGCAAAGGACACCCTTTCAATAGCAGAAAGGGAAGGTAGGTCCGCACCATACACCGGCTGGGAACTCCAGCAGATGACACTGTGCACCAAAATGATGGACTATGGGGTGGAATTCCATACCCACGGGTACACCGCCCAGTTCTATAATGCAGGCCACATACCCGGCTCTTCGGCAGCATATCTTGAAAAGGAAGGGAAGAGCATAGTCTATACAGGTGATATCAATACCCTCGATACAAGGCTTGTTCCCACAGCAGAAGAACTTCCAAAGGCAACTGCCCTCATAACAGAAAGCACATATTTCAATGAAGACCATCCTTCCAGAAAGGAGACAGAAAGGGAATTCATCGACTCCCTGAAGGATACGCTGGACATGGGAGGAAATGTCCTTATCCCTGCTTTTGGTATCGGAAGAACACAGGAAATACTCATGCTCCTGAGTGACTATGGAATTCCCTGCTATGTGGACGGAATGGGAGTCGGAATCTACAAGCTCCTGATGAAACATCCCGATTACCTGAAGAACCCCACACACCTGAAACATGCATTCGATAAGGCAATATTCGTCAGGGGCAGGAAAAGGCAAAGTGTTTCACTCCACGGTTCCGTGATCGTGACAACCGCCGGAATGCTCAATGGCGGACCCGTACTTTACTACCTCAACCAGCTATACAAGGATCCGAATTCCAAGATCATGCTTACAGGATACCAGGTAGAGGACACCAACGGAAGGATGCTTCTGGACACCGGCATCATCGACAACGATGGAGTTATCCAGCAGGTCCGCATGAAGGTCGAACAGTATGATTTCTCCGGCCACTGTGGTGACCGTGAGCTCAAACAGCTTGTAAAGGATTTCTGTGACAAAGGTGGAGAAAGGGTCTTCACCATGCACGGAGAAAACGCTGAGGAATTTGCTGAGTGGGTCACTGAAGAGATCGGTGTTGAAGGATATGCGCCGGCCAACGGTGAAGAAATTACGATCTAA
- a CDS encoding DNA topoisomerase I — translation MHLIIAEKHIAAKRIAAILAPKKPKQVRVSGMDTYEFKDEDRTVVMGLSGHIVQLDFPKAYNNWQKVESKELIDADVITTPTHVKIVNALKKLGKEATHVTIATDYDREGELIGVEALEIIKKVNPEVDFDRVFYSAITKKEIDDAFANPAAIDFNLADAGHSRQVIDLVWGASLTRYLSISAGRLGKLFLSVGRVQSPTLALIVDKEKERQAFIPKPYWEIYATLRDKSGELFNVQHKTQKFWDRGEAQKVMDIIGDNATVSSVVRSKKKDKPPTPFNTTEFIGAASSIGYSAANAMRIAESLYTSGFISYPRTDNTVYPESIDLRAQIEVFKKGTFKEYAEKLLAKDKLVPTRGKKETTDHPPIYPASLAKKNELNDQEWKLYELVVRRFFATFAEEAEWETLKVRFDIEGEEFKANGARLLHAGWRWYYPYNAPQDRLLPALEEGDVLSIKSKEMLDKETQPPGRYGQGRLIKLMEELGLGTKATRHDIISKLYSRAYVHGNPLQPTKTAFAVVEALEKYAPTITKHDMTSQLEEDMDRIAEGNIQEENVLNESRKMLHDVFAEFDENTEKISESLRAGLREDKVIGICKECGSKLMVRRSKRGSRFIGCDGYPDCNFSLPLPKSGQVIVTDKVCEEHGINHIKIINPGKRPWDLGCPQCNFIEWKKTQEEEKRKQPETPRPEKITDVPGIGKVTAKKLEDAGVSTVDELEEVNARELSKNTGISVGKIMKWQEAIA, via the coding sequence ATGCATCTTATCATAGCAGAAAAGCACATTGCAGCCAAAAGGATAGCAGCTATCCTTGCACCCAAGAAACCAAAGCAGGTCCGTGTCAGTGGAATGGACACATACGAGTTCAAGGACGAGGACAGGACTGTCGTTATGGGTCTTAGCGGACACATTGTCCAGCTGGACTTCCCGAAAGCATACAACAACTGGCAGAAAGTAGAGTCAAAGGAACTCATCGATGCAGATGTCATTACCACACCTACCCACGTAAAGATCGTGAATGCCCTTAAAAAACTGGGAAAGGAAGCAACTCACGTAACGATTGCTACTGACTACGACAGAGAAGGAGAGCTTATTGGTGTCGAAGCACTGGAGATCATCAAGAAAGTGAACCCGGAAGTGGACTTTGACCGTGTGTTCTACAGTGCGATCACAAAGAAAGAGATCGATGATGCTTTTGCAAATCCTGCAGCTATTGACTTCAATCTTGCTGATGCAGGCCATTCCAGACAGGTGATTGACCTGGTGTGGGGTGCATCGCTTACAAGATACCTTTCAATATCAGCAGGCAGGTTAGGCAAGCTATTTTTATCTGTAGGAAGGGTGCAATCGCCAACACTTGCACTGATCGTTGACAAAGAAAAGGAAAGACAGGCCTTTATCCCGAAACCATACTGGGAGATCTATGCAACCCTCAGGGACAAGAGTGGCGAGCTCTTCAATGTCCAGCACAAGACCCAGAAGTTCTGGGACAGGGGAGAAGCTCAAAAGGTTATGGACATCATTGGTGACAATGCAACGGTCTCCTCGGTTGTCAGGTCTAAGAAGAAAGACAAGCCACCTACGCCGTTCAACACTACCGAGTTCATAGGTGCTGCAAGTTCCATAGGTTATAGTGCCGCTAATGCCATGAGGATCGCAGAATCACTCTATACAAGCGGTTTCATATCATACCCGAGGACCGACAACACGGTCTATCCGGAATCCATCGACCTGAGAGCACAGATCGAAGTATTCAAGAAGGGTACTTTCAAGGAATACGCTGAAAAACTGCTCGCAAAGGACAAGCTCGTCCCTACCCGTGGTAAAAAAGAAACCACCGACCACCCTCCTATCTATCCTGCATCCCTTGCAAAAAAGAACGAGCTCAATGATCAGGAATGGAAGCTCTACGAACTGGTGGTCAGAAGGTTCTTTGCAACCTTTGCTGAAGAGGCAGAGTGGGAAACCCTGAAGGTCAGGTTCGACATTGAAGGTGAGGAGTTCAAGGCTAACGGTGCCAGACTGCTTCATGCCGGATGGAGATGGTACTACCCATACAATGCTCCACAGGACAGGCTTCTCCCTGCCCTGGAAGAAGGTGATGTTCTCAGCATAAAGAGCAAGGAGATGCTGGACAAGGAGACCCAGCCACCTGGAAGATACGGACAGGGAAGGCTTATCAAGCTCATGGAAGAGCTGGGACTTGGAACAAAGGCAACACGTCACGATATCATCAGCAAGCTATATTCAAGGGCATACGTTCATGGTAACCCGCTTCAACCTACAAAGACGGCTTTTGCAGTGGTAGAGGCCCTTGAAAAATACGCCCCTACTATCACAAAGCATGATATGACGAGCCAGCTGGAAGAAGATATGGACCGTATTGCAGAAGGCAATATACAGGAAGAGAATGTCCTTAATGAATCAAGGAAGATGCTCCATGATGTGTTCGCTGAATTCGATGAGAATACGGAAAAAATATCAGAATCGCTCCGTGCCGGCCTTCGTGAGGATAAGGTCATCGGCATCTGTAAAGAATGCGGTTCAAAATTAATGGTCAGGCGTTCAAAACGAGGTTCGAGGTTCATAGGTTGTGACGGCTATCCTGACTGTAATTTCTCATTGCCACTTCCAAAGAGCGGACAGGTCATTGTGACCGATAAAGTCTGTGAGGAACATGGTATCAACCATATAAAAATCATAAATCCAGGTAAGCGACCATGGGACCTTGGTTGCCCACAATGTAATTTTATTGAATGGAAGAAGACACAGGAAGAAGAGAAACGCAAGCAGCCTGAAACTCCAAGACCCGAGAAGATCACGGATGTTCCCGGCATCGGGAAAGTTACAGCTAAAAAGCTGGAGGATGCAGGCGTTTCAACTGTGGATGAACTTGAAGAGGTCAATGCCAGAGAACTTTCAAAGAACACGGGAATATCCGTGGGAAAGATCATGAAGTGGCAGGAAGCAATTGCATAA
- a CDS encoding succinate dehydrogenase/fumarate reductase iron-sulfur subunit, with the protein MMKLKIRRQDGEKVWYEVFEVEDRPGMNVLEALFYVQEKLDGSLTFRYSCRGAVCGSCGMLINRVPRLACRTQVSDLRKEPTNEGDPEVLIANKMNEEGNDEILIEPLPNLEVIRDLVVDMEAFYSLLDSVRPWLELKEDVPEKENIVDQEMQVRLEQYTNCILCAICHGSCPVAARDNKYYGPAALAKAWRFDLDPREDDEYREQRLDIVNSDSGVWGCDTVYKCVAVCPKKVAPTLGINELRNRIELSGKKEEKNE; encoded by the coding sequence ATGATGAAACTGAAGATCAGGAGACAGGATGGGGAAAAGGTCTGGTACGAGGTATTTGAGGTCGAGGACAGACCCGGGATGAACGTACTGGAAGCATTGTTCTATGTCCAGGAAAAGCTGGACGGAAGCCTGACGTTCCGATACTCCTGCAGGGGTGCTGTCTGTGGAAGCTGCGGAATGCTTATCAACAGAGTCCCAAGGCTTGCCTGCAGGACACAGGTATCTGACCTGAGAAAAGAACCTACCAACGAAGGTGACCCGGAAGTACTGATCGCGAACAAGATGAACGAAGAAGGGAATGATGAGATACTGATCGAACCTCTTCCAAACCTGGAAGTCATACGCGACCTTGTTGTGGATATGGAAGCATTCTATTCCCTTCTTGACAGTGTAAGGCCCTGGCTTGAGCTAAAGGAGGATGTTCCTGAAAAGGAGAACATTGTGGACCAGGAGATGCAGGTAAGGCTTGAGCAATATACGAACTGCATCCTCTGTGCGATCTGTCACGGATCATGTCCTGTTGCAGCAAGGGACAATAAATACTACGGACCGGCAGCCCTTGCAAAGGCATGGCGTTTTGACCTTGACCCCAGGGAAGATGACGAATACAGGGAACAGCGTCTTGACATCGTTAATTCGGATTCCGGGGTATGGGGATGCGATACCGTTTACAAATGTGTTGCAGTGTGCCCGAAAAAAGTGGCACCAACCCTGGGCATCAATGAACTTCGAAACAGGATAGAGTTAAGCGGAAAAAAGGAAGAAAAGAACGAATGA